Below is a genomic region from Candidatus Methylomirabilota bacterium.
TGCCCGTGAAACCCACGATGTCAGCCTCCTTCGCGGCCAGCGTGAGGAGCCGTGGGCCATTGCCTCCGATGACGATGGGCGGATGAGGTCGCTGGACCGGACGCGGATGGATGGTGTGCCCCGTGACTCGATAGTGCTGCCCGGCGAACGCGACCTCCGCCCCCGCGAGCAGGCCCTTGATGATCGTCACCGCCTCGGCGAGCCGCTCGACTCTGACCCTTCCGCGTTCGAAGGGGAGCCCCGCCTGGTCGTGTTCGGACCGAATGTGCCCGGCGCCGAGCCCGAGCTCGAACCGGCCGTCGGTCAGCAGGTCCGCTGTCGCGGCCTCACGCGCCACGAGCACGGGATGGCGGAAGTGGTTGTTGAGCACATTCGTGCCGATTCGGAGGCTCGTCGTCGCGGCCGCGGCGCTGACCGCCGCCGGAATTGGGGCCAGCATGGCGGCGAGGTGATCGGGCACCATGAGCGCGGAGTAGCCAAGGTCCTCGACTCTGCGGGCCTTGTCCTGCCACTCGGCTCGCGATCCCGCATCCCGCGCATTGATCCCGAATCGGAACGGCTTCATCCGAGGCTGGGCGCTACTTTCCGGCGAGTCGGGCCACGATGGGGGCGAGCGCTTCCATCAAGGGATCGAAGGTGACGAAGTAGGAGAGGCCCCAGCGCTCCCGGCGCGCGTGGAGGGTTTCGAC
It encodes:
- a CDS encoding TIGR03621 family F420-dependent LLM class oxidoreductase; protein product: MKPFRFGINARDAGSRAEWQDKARRVEDLGYSALMVPDHLAAMLAPIPAAVSAAAATTSLRIGTNVLNNHFRHPVLVAREAATADLLTDGRFELGLGAGHIRSEHDQAGLPFERGRVRVERLAEAVTIIKGLLAGAEVAFAGQHYRVTGHTIHPRPVQRPHPPIVIGGNGPRLLTLAAKEADIVGFTGITFTRGGTELDLSAWRTGVTDERVRLVREASGARADRLELSALFQRVVVTEHRRQAAEELQKNWKQLSVEEILQAPFVLIGTVDEMVEALHARRERWGFSYFVTFEQYLETIAPVVARLAGK